The following is a genomic window from Haliaeetus albicilla chromosome 13, bHalAlb1.1, whole genome shotgun sequence.
TCGAAGTGAAGATGTTAAAATGTATGCTAGCCTTCACTTTAAGTGGCGATTTCTTCCATaagggaaaatgttttcttccagctcCCATCAGGCTTAAATTGAGGAAGTGAGACATGTGGCAGGAATGAGTCCTCCATTTAATGTTGAACCCTAACAACATCCCTTTATCTTGACAGACCTCTTGACTGCCTTCATTGTACTCTCTGGAAGTAACGTGGCAATGTTTGTTGGAGCTGTGGGTATTGTGTGCCTGTTGCACAACCTCTCCTGTTCCCACTGCTGAGGATGAAGTGGGGAAAAGCGGGACGCATGCACCATTGGACTGATCCAGTGAGGCTTTGCTCCTGCTCTTGGAGACTGAAACACTTTGCAGCATGAGGTTTGGTTTGCGTTTGTGCTGAAATTGGTGGATCAGGTAACTGGTGATGTGGTTTACATCAATTCAGCTGTACCATCAGTGTCTTGCAATTAGTGCAAGAAATCATCGTCTGGGCTATGGCAGAAATCGGGACTGCCTATTCCAGAAGCTGTTAGATTAGCTTGGTTGCAACATCAAATTCCTCTGTTTCTTGAGCTATGCAGTTGCTTTCATCTTTCATGTTCTTGGCCTGGAGTGGAAGGGAGGAAGGCATCAgtgctctttccctttcttttggTCTCTGAGAGCTTTGCGAAACTTCTGATCCTCTGGGCCACAGGCAAGGAATAATTTGCCTGCTTTGCACTTAGCCTTGCAATGTTAGTGCTTTGGGGAATAAACTGCAGGGATGCTGGCTTGGATCTGCTTCCTCGTTTCAATGCCTAGTCCTTTTATTGCATGGCTGGCGAGCCTGGGACTTGCATGAGATGGTGGATTCTTGGACTACATTAGAAACCTGCTTGAGGTTTTTGGTTTTAGCCTATACAGATGATGGTGGTTGCCCTAAGTACCTAAGCACTTCCTTGCCCATTTGATTTGAATCAGtcacattaatttttcttttttagaaatctgcaacaagagaagaaaacccCCCATTTCCTACATGTAATCTagaagacagaaggagaaaCTGAGTTTGATCAGGCTGGAGCTGAagtttttctctgttatttaGGTTGCTCACAGGGGAATTCTGCAGAGAATCCTTTTCTTGGAGAAAGCATAGAGAAAACATTGAAATAGGAAACATAGACTGTAGCTAAATACAGTGCACTGATTTCGCAAAACCTGCTCAGGAGCAGGGCCCCTGACCTGTGCTGTGCTATAGGATGCCAAACTCATGGTCTGCGGGGAGTTTTATCATTTCCAGTCTTTTTGCTTGCTGCCATTTGCAGCTGCCTTATGGATTCAATCTTTTGTGTGTTCCCAGCTAAATGGCACTAATCTCTCTGAAGTCCGAGGGACAAGTGGATTTTACAGGTCAGttaaaaaacagctgaaaaaaaatccaagttgCATTTCTTTGCCAGCTCTTCAAACCCACGTGAGCGCTGGCAGAAGTATTtagttttgctttcctcttgcTTCCCAGTGGATGGGAACGGAAAGAAGCAAGCGCGGAGCAAGGTGAGCAAGAGGGGACGCAGGGTGTGACTGGTGCGATGGCTGGTGCTTTGCTCGTCCACGGAAGTTATCTCTGACAGCACTGTTGTATTTTTAGCTGCCTCCACCTGACTGTGTCTAGCTGTCCTTGTCTGTTTTAAGAACCTGGCCTGCAGCCATTGATATGTTACAGCTTGGGAAGTAATTATCTTCTCCTGCGTTAAATAAGGGAGCTGCTCAAGTCTTACTGCTCTAGTGAACTACAAATACCCCTCGATTTGGTTACACCAAAGCAGTTGCAGTGGATGCTTGTTTTGGTGGGGGTCCCCCCTCTCCGAGCGCAGGGCAGCACTGCCTGGGAGCCCAAAGGGATGAAGTCGCTTTGTTTGCAGAGCTCCCTGTGTTTGTCAGCTTGGCTCCCTCCTTGCTTTTCCTGCAAACATGCTTGCTTTTCCAGGAGTTTTAAAATAGCCCATGGTCTGAGGCCAAACGCATGGGCTCTGCCTTGCCTGATGCACGAGTGCTCCCCAGGGACTggtgttttccttccttgcttcaAGGACTGAGGAGCAGGATGAAGCTCTGCCACTGAAATGAGGGGCAAAATGTGGAAGTTTGGATTCGTCCCCTATTCAGGAGCTGGACTGGAGCCAAAACTGCCACTGGGGAGAGGGCATGGGACTGCCTGGGAGCCAGGAGGTCGTTCCTAATCCTTTGTCCGCCACTGGCCTGTTGCAGAGCCTTCAGTAACCTCCTATCTCGCCTGTATTTATTTACCCCCTAAATACAGGACTTTGCTCTGAGCTAAGTGCTGGAGCAGTACAAGGGGCAGGCAAAGCACGTGTGTTCATTTCCAATACATCAGGTTTCTTCTGTGGTCAGAGAGGATGGTTGGGCCTGAGCGATAAGCCATGCTCTTCCTCTTCAGCTATTTGAGGATGGGCTTGGTGTTATTTTTAGTGCCCTCATGTAAAGTCAGCACTTGAAAAGTCTGTCTGAAAGCCTTGAGCCTGTCTACTTGGGGGCCTTTCTGTCTAATTTGGGCAGTGTTGCATACTTGGAGATCTGCCTGGAGATTGGGAGACCTTGTAAAAATTCCTGCTAACAAGCTTGTGTCCCTTAAGCACTTGCTGTACTTGGAGATACTTATTAATCAACTGCGAGGCATCTTTAACTGTTCAGAGGGAACAGATCCTtttctgtggctgctgctgagacTGATGAAGAGTAAAACCCATCATGTATGTCACCTAAAACACTTGATGTTGTTTCTCATGGGTATAACCCTGTGTAATAcccagaatattttcttctctttctctcacacAGAAGCAGAGTGGTGGTGAGTGTTACATGCAGTGGGTTGGTCTGAGTGTCTTCAAAGAGTGCCAGCACTGTGTGTAGTAAAGCTCTTTGTCTCTCTTTAACTTGCAGGAGTCCGAGTCTGAGAACAAGCTGGATGGAGAGACAGCATCAGACAGCGAAAGCAAATCTGAATTTGGAGGATCGCCCCCGGTGCCAACATCGGATGACACTCCAGAGGTCCTGAACAGAGCTCTCTCCAACCTGTCCTCAAGGTAGCATTCACTGAGCATCattcctctctgctgccaggGCCCCTGCATCTTCACGGCGCCTTTCCTAGCCCCAGCGGTGGCTGCTGGAAGCTGAATAAGCAGCTCTCAGAAGCGCTGCGCTCTCCCTCCCTGGCATGCAAGCAGGAAGGTGCCCCCGCGGCCACAGGAGACAGAAGATGAAGGTGATGCTAGTGGGGAGAGCAGAGCGCAGCGCTCAGGGCTGCTGTGCGTGGGAGAGGACTGGTGGCAGAGGAGTGCTGCGGGAGGGCCACCTCGCTGCGTCCTTGGTCTTGGCAGGTGAAAAGAGCCCTGGGTGGGGCAGAAGATGTGTTTAGCTTTGACAGAACTCTCGGCAAAGGCTTCAACTGCGGTGGTTTTTAACCACTAGTGTGACCTACTTCTGCAGGAATGCATGAGAAAAGCATGCTGATAAGGACAAGATTTAAGAACAAACTGGGAATGTTCTCTACAGGCTGCTCTGGGGGGAAAGCATCTTACTTATATCACGGGAGAAAGTATCTCTCCTGGGTGTGCTGTGAGGATGAGAGAGGCTCAAGGCAGGATCTGTTGGAGAGTAGCGAGGGTTCGACACACCAGGGCCCATGCCTGCTCTTGAAACGAGTGCAGAGAGGGGTAATGGTCCCCATTTTATTTGAACTTACCATGCAGCTTGTCCAAGGTGTGGGAATCCTGTAGCAGAACAGGAGCAGACACTCTCCTGTCCCATTTCAGTGCCCTTAGAGATGCTCTGCACCTGGCTAATGCTTTCTGCATTTAGTGACGTTCATAGCAGGGGAGACTGAGCTAAACTGTAGCCTTGCAGCTGCTGCAACCAGGCCTTCATCAGTGGATCAAGATCTCTGCAGCACTCAAAGGAAACTTGGGGTTTCCAGGGCTCAGTTTCCTTCCTGTGACGTACAGAGAGCAGAAGTGCTGTCCTGCttccttgctttgttttgactttCTCTAATGTATTTCCTTCTCTATGGCTTAGATGGAAGAATTGGTGGGTAAGAGGCATCCTCACGCTGGCAATGATTACCTTCTTCTTCATCATCATCTACTTGGGACCCATGGTCTTAATGACAATAGTAAGTGCTCCAAAGAGATGCCCTGATGTTCACAGCAGTAGGGGGAAGGTTGCTGGGACCTTTGCTGGGGTAGGAAGCTCAGGACCTCATATTTTGGAGGTCCTTATTCAGCTTGCTGGATTTCTCTCTCCATGGAGGAAACCTGGAAGGAATCTGTGACCACCTGCCCCAGCAGTCAGCATTTAGCTACAATTGAAACTAATACAAGGAGTTGTTAGAAACCTCCtgcaaaggaaagggaagggaaaaacaacGTGGTGAGCTTCCCATGTTGGATTAGGAGACTCCTGGCAGACCGATAGCAACTGCTTAAGGACATTTTGCTCTGCACATGCATGTTTTTTATCTCCTGGAGGAAAGAGATGTTTAACCAACATGTATTACAGCTTCTGTATGTCTTTTTGTGTAGGTGATGTGTGTCCAGATCAAATGTTTCCATGAGATTATCACTATTGGCTATAATGTGTACCACTCGTATGACCTACCCTGGTTCAGGACGCTCAGCTGGTGAGTAAGGGGGCTGTTCCCCTCCCCAGGCTTGTGTGCAGCAGTAACGCTTCATCCCGTTGCAGACAGGCAGCAAGAGGATCATCTGGCTACCTCCAAACCAGAGACCCTGGGATTGCTGTGTGTTGACCAGTGTCATGTGTTAGCAGCTCTTGTGAAGGAAGAGCTCCCACAAACCTTGATAGATCGATATCTTGAAAGAGCCCGTATTGATAAAGTTTGTCCTGTTGTTAATGAAGTGCAGAGATTTGAATCCCATGATCTGTGCAAGGGACAGCATTGACAGGCATCACCACTTAGAGATGGACATGATTGCTTGGGTGGGATGGGATTTTTTAGGTGGTTGTGAAACAGGGCTGAACGTTGGGACAtaagggctggggagagggcaggagcAGCGCTTTCAGGAAGCACAGAGCGGGTGATTTAAGGATGCACAGACTCGCAGAGGCCTGTTGAGGAGTGCCACCTAAAGGCAGAAAGTCTTTGTGCATCAGGCggccaaacccaaaccccagcgGTTTGATCCATGGCAAAGTGGAGCTGAGTGATGCAGCCACTAATTTGAATGAAGGTAACATTTCTAGACTGGGGGAAATAAAGTTCTGGCTGTCACTTGAAGAAAGCCTGTTTTCAGTGTACCAGAGCAATGTAAAGACCTTGGGGATCAGTCActttctgtgtttctccagAAGCCTTTTAGGGTTCCTCCTAACGAGCATCTGCATCCTTCGCAGGTACTTCCTGCTCTGTGTAAACTACTTTTTCTATGGCGAGACTGTGACGGATTATTTCTTCACCTTGGTTCAGAGAGAGGAGCCCCTGCGAATTCTCAGCAAATACCACCGCTTCATTTCTTTCGCCCTGTACTTAACAGGTAGCGACCACATTTTCTGTTGCTTAATCTTGTCTGGGCTGGAGGGAAGAAATCTCCTTGAACCACTCTTGTTCTGAGTATTGTGTCCAATGCAGGATCCATAGCAAATTATCTCTGCTCTTCAGTGATGCTGGAACTTGGCTGCATGGTTAGAGTAGTGGTGGGAAATCTCTTCTTCCATGAGGCTCTGTAGAAGAAAACTCCGTAATCTGGATGGGACAGCCAGGCTTGGTTGTTCATCTGTCCAAGTGTTACCTGTAGGCAATGGTACTTTGTGACTTCTCAAGTAGCGTGTTTTCCCACTCCACGTTGCTGCTTTACTCAAGTAAAATCCTAAGGAGCTGTGCAATGTCATggtaaaaaagtatttcttactGTTGAAGATACATTCCCACCATTTACTTTTCTACTGTCTCTCAACAGGTTTCTGCATGTTTGTCTTGAGTCTGGTGAAGAAACACTATCGCCTCCAATTCTACATGGTAAGGTTAAATGCAGGGCCTGGCTGCTCCCAGTTGGAGGCAGAAGGAATAATGTAGCCTGCTTGAAAACATTGTGTAGAGGACTATGTGTCAGTAGATGCTTCTGTGCTGGTCATGCGTTGTAATGCTGCCTGGAAGAAAAGTTACTGTGAGCAGACTGTATTTTTAGGAAGCTGGCTCTGACCAAATTTCCCTGCAAACATGTATTCTCTTCTCTCTGCACTTGTGGATGCTATTAAGAAACTTTCTGCAAGCTGAGAGGACTGCACAAGGCTACTTGACTCTTGTGCTGAGCATAGATCACCACCAGAGTTAACTGGCTATGTCCTCCTTTTCCCAAACATCAGTAAGGCATTGCTTGTATTCGACTGTTGACATGGCTAGTTTTGCTTTCCAGTATATTCAGCATGCAGGGATATGGCTTGGATATCTATCAGTCTTCTCTTCTTATATCGTCAGAAGGCTGAGTGAGATATGTGGGATAGGTGTAGGCTAAAGAGCATTTAGTCCAGCAGAAGTCTTCCCAATGAAGGTCACTTCTGGGCTTGAGCTGAGGAACATGCCCATAAATTACTATGGGTGACTGTTCACTGCTCTTCGTGACTCTTGGTGTTTGTCAAGGTGAAGGTGCATGCTAGAAATGCACATGTGCATGAGCCGTTCTCTGAGAGGTAGCTAACAGCATCTGATTTCTGCCAGTGATGCATATGGGCAGTGTCTCTAGGCAGGCTGGACTGCATGCCgtcttctcttccagtttgGATGGACCCATGTGACGTTGCTGATTGTTGTTACCCAGTCGCACCTCATCATTCACAACCTGTTTGAAGGAATGATATGGTGAGTCGCCATGCATTCTGagttgctttcatttctgcagcCTGAAATGAATTACCATGTTTTGAGttaaaactgttcttttaaaaaaccaaatggCCAAGGAGAAGGTACTTCCTGTGAGGGACCAACCTGTTCagaatagaaaagcaaaagattgAGTGACATGTCAGCAATTTAAGACTTGCTTTGTGCTACTTGAGAAATATAGAGAGTTGTTGTAAAGAAGCATCTCAAAATtgctgtggggtgcagggaCCTTTCAGGCGGTGTCAGGCCTGTGTAAGTGCTTTCTCTTTATACCCACATCTAGCAAATGGATGGGAAAGTGCTGCTTGGCACTTGATTTGGGGCAATGCTGTCAGCATCATGTTAAAAGCAGCACTTTGAAAGGAAGGAGATTGCAGCCTCCCGCCTTACTCCAGCTGCCGTGCAGAGGAGAAGCCCCTTCGGTGGTCTTTCCAAAACCAGCAGGGCTGGAAACTAATTTTGGCCACTTTAAGATTGCATGTTCCTCTGCGCGTCACAACCAGCCCAGAGTGCTTTGGGAGCTGCCTGCTTACAGCTAAAATACAGCCTCTCcggggggggaaaggaggcaACTGTCTAACAGCGTGTCATGTGTGGCAAAAAACAATGTGCGTAAAACAGGCCATTCTGGGTATACGACCTGCTTTTTAGTCCAGAGAACTAGAGTAGTCCCCCAGATTTCCCGAGGAGCTTCAAGTGGTTGCTCCTTGCATTGCTTTGGAGGGGGAGATGTTGATGTGATGGCACCGCAAAGCATCTTATGAAGCAACTGCTCATTTAGTTAAGTCATGGAGTTGTCTGATCTTGGCACTTTCCAATGGTTTGATTCTTCTCCTATCTAGGTTCATCGTCCCAATTTCCTGTGTGATCTGCAATGACATCATGGCATACATGTTTGGGTTCTTCTTTGGCCGCACACCACTCATCAAGGTTTGTAACACTTTGGTGGACAAAACACGCATTTTGGCTTCTTTGGGTCTTAGCCCTGCGTTCCTTCATCTCCAGTTCTGTGGCTTGTCATGGGTCTGAAGCAAGCCTCCAAATTAAACTTGGTGTGTTTCACAGTCTTTGAGGCTGTAATGTTAAATGAACCATTTCAGACCGAGGTGTTAGTGTCAGCTTCTGACCAAACTCTTATTTGTTGGTTGTTGGCACCAATTTGTACTTGCCTCAGCAAATCACAAGTGAGGAAGGGCTGCATAGGTGTGAGGTGGTGTGCAGAGATGTACAGTTTGTAATtaccccttctctctctccctggcAGCTCTCCCCAAAGAAGACCTGGGAGGGTTTTATTGGAGGATTTTTTGCCACCGTTTTGTTTGGATTGCTGGTAAGTAGCAATCATAGTGCTTATTTCATTGGTCTTTTCCCTTCATAGGGTGACATTGTTTTGTCTAAACACAGTCAAGCTTTAAGCTCTCCCAGCTCTTGTCCAAGACTTCATATTTTCCTTACTGACTAGGATTTGAACTGGTCCATGGCTGTGTTCTGTGGTGTGTGTAGATACTGCAGATGGAGCAGCGTACTGGAGGAAGTTTTTAGTCCCTTTTAGACCCTGTGACATGTTTTATTACAATAATTATCCTTgaaattttctctctgctcctgtTGGATGAATGCTGTGCATCATTTCAAGGGCTGTGCAGGGAATTCAGCGCTCTTGGAATACTCTTCTCTGTTTTTATGACAATCTCTGTGTCTTCTTGTTTCTGTCTTGTCAGCCAAACAGTGCAGTCTGTCTCAGCCCGTTCGTACAGGGCTCTGATCACTGCATGCTGAACTGATGcacttactgaaaaaaatgcttactCTGCCTTTAGCCAATTACTGCTTCTCAGGAGAGTAATCTTCTTAATGAAGCTGGGAGTGTGGCTCCCTCCTCACCGTGTCTCCTTGAGTGGCCTTTTCCCTTGAGAGCGTCTTTGCCACATTGCTCAGGAAAATATTaatcctgcttttttttgctgcgtctctttttctctctccttgaAGCTGTCCTATGTGATGTCCGGGTACCGGTGCTTCACCTGTCCAGTGGAGTTCAACAATGATACCAACAGCTTCACAGTGGACTGTGAGCCATCCGAGCTGTTCCAGCTACAGGAGTACAACATCCCCTTGGTGCTGCAGTCTGTGGTGGGCTGGGTAGGACTCTCTGTTTATTGGATCTTATTTATTGGGATAGGAAAACTAAGAGATCAGGGCTTTATTTTGATGGTCTTTGAAGGAACATGACAAGGGATGATGGTACATCCAGAAAAAGGGGGAATTTGAGTAGTGCTGCATGCTGGTTGAAGGCCCAAAGGAGTTGTCCCAAGTTGTCCCATTAACCCACTGGAAAACCAAGTAACCTAAAGCCCGGAGAGGAGATGAAAGAGGGACAAGCAGTGGACAGTGCTATTCTAATTGAAAATCCTTCTCtgacatgtttttctttctgcagaagacAGTCCGGATGTACCCCTTCCAAATCCACAGCATCGCACTGTCTACTTTTGCCTCCCTCATTGGGCCGTTTGGAGGCTTCTTTGCTAGTGGATTTAAGAGGGCCTTCAAAATCAAGGTGAGGATGGTGAAGGTCATTTAcattttagaaaggaaagaCTAAAT
Proteins encoded in this region:
- the CDS2 gene encoding phosphatidate cytidylyltransferase 2 encodes the protein MTELRQRLGREPGGTREPEEKESESENKLDGETASDSESKSEFGGSPPVPTSDDTPEVLNRALSNLSSRWKNWWVRGILTLAMITFFFIIIYLGPMVLMTIVMCVQIKCFHEIITIGYNVYHSYDLPWFRTLSWYFLLCVNYFFYGETVTDYFFTLVQREEPLRILSKYHRFISFALYLTGFCMFVLSLVKKHYRLQFYMFGWTHVTLLIVVTQSHLIIHNLFEGMIWFIVPISCVICNDIMAYMFGFFFGRTPLIKLSPKKTWEGFIGGFFATVLFGLLLSYVMSGYRCFTCPVEFNNDTNSFTVDCEPSELFQLQEYNIPLVLQSVVGWKTVRMYPFQIHSIALSTFASLIGPFGGFFASGFKRAFKIKDFANTIPGHGGIMDRFDCQYLMATFVNVYIASFIRGPNPSKLIQQFLTLRPDQQLHIFNTLKAHLVDKGMLGSLEDA